In a single window of the Olivibacter sp. SDN3 genome:
- a CDS encoding M48 family metallopeptidase, with protein sequence MNWNRNKTIGAVLLAVFFTACSTVPLTGRKQLSLVDDKQMQQQASLAYRELLNSPKTKVVKGTSNAQLVQNVGNKIARAVESYLKQNGYADQFQFNWEFNLIDEQQVNAWCMPGGKVAVYTGILPVTQTEAGLATVMGHEVAHAIARHSSERASNTLAAQGLGVGVGLATSKKSQITQLAVSQLYGLGSQVALLKYSRNQESEADRMGLTFMAMAGYDPNEATGFWERMASKAGGQKPPEFLSTHPSDERRIADIQKLIPEAMKHYNK encoded by the coding sequence ATGAATTGGAATAGAAATAAAACAATTGGTGCAGTATTATTAGCTGTCTTTTTCACAGCGTGTTCAACCGTTCCACTTACTGGTAGAAAACAATTAAGTCTGGTAGATGATAAGCAGATGCAGCAGCAAGCTTCTCTTGCTTATCGGGAGTTATTGAATAGCCCTAAGACGAAGGTCGTGAAAGGTACTTCAAATGCCCAATTGGTACAAAATGTTGGAAATAAAATAGCCCGTGCCGTTGAAAGTTATCTCAAACAGAACGGATATGCTGATCAATTTCAGTTTAATTGGGAGTTTAATTTAATAGATGAACAACAAGTAAATGCTTGGTGTATGCCTGGTGGAAAAGTGGCGGTGTATACCGGTATTCTTCCTGTAACCCAAACAGAAGCGGGCTTAGCAACTGTCATGGGACATGAAGTAGCACACGCTATTGCAAGGCATTCGTCAGAAAGAGCCTCTAATACTTTGGCTGCTCAAGGACTAGGGGTAGGGGTTGGATTGGCAACATCTAAAAAATCACAAATTACACAATTAGCAGTTAGCCAATTATATGGGCTCGGTAGTCAAGTTGCTTTGTTGAAGTATTCAAGAAACCAAGAGAGTGAAGCGGACAGAATGGGGTTAACATTCATGGCGATGGCGGGTTATGATCCCAACGAAGCGACAGGCTTTTGGGAACGAATGGCTTCTAAGGCTGGTGGACAGAAACCTCCAGAGTTTTTAAGTACACACCCTAGCGACGAAAGGCGCATTGCAGATATTCAGAAGTTAATACCGGAAGCGATGAAGCATTACAATAAATAA
- the plsY gene encoding glycerol-3-phosphate 1-O-acyltransferase PlsY: MTSINAIIALLVAYLFGSIPTAVWLGQSFYGVDVREYGSGNAGATNTFRVLGAKAGAAVMLIDILKGWTATNLAYFIGVSITGPTGSVLFINYQLALGVIAVMGHLFPLFAGFRGGKGVATLFGMVLAVHFQAAMLCVGVFLIILMLTRYVSLGSISAGFTFPFSIVFVFHTPYKSLLLYGMCICVLILVTHQKNIERLLKGTESKISLFKRKNA; this comes from the coding sequence ATGACATCAATTAATGCAATTATTGCACTTTTGGTTGCCTATTTATTCGGTTCCATACCTACGGCAGTATGGTTAGGGCAATCTTTCTATGGCGTTGATGTTAGGGAGTATGGTAGTGGGAACGCGGGAGCTACGAATACGTTTAGAGTTTTAGGCGCAAAGGCAGGGGCTGCTGTAATGCTGATCGATATTTTGAAAGGCTGGACAGCGACAAATTTAGCCTATTTTATAGGCGTTTCTATAACTGGTCCTACAGGCTCGGTTTTATTTATAAACTATCAGTTGGCTCTGGGGGTGATTGCAGTTATGGGACATTTATTTCCTCTTTTTGCCGGTTTCAGAGGAGGGAAAGGAGTGGCTACGTTGTTTGGGATGGTGTTAGCCGTGCACTTTCAGGCGGCTATGCTGTGCGTTGGCGTTTTTCTGATTATCTTAATGTTAACACGATACGTTTCCCTCGGATCGATTTCTGCAGGATTTACTTTTCCTTTTAGTATTGTCTTTGTTTTTCATACACCCTATAAGTCACTTTTGTTATATGGTATGTGTATTTGCGTACTGATATTAGTTACACATCAGAAAAATATTGAGCGATTATTAAAGGGAACGGAGTCTAAAATAAGCCTTTTTAAAAGAAAAAATGCTTAA
- the nadC gene encoding carboxylating nicotinate-nucleotide diphosphorylase: protein MGDIYNKQLRALITQALNEDVGDGDHTSLSTIPQGKKGQAKLIIKEDGVLAGVKVALEVFNTVDSSLAVEVYLQDGALVKKGDVVLVVKGDVHAILIAERLVLNLMQRMSGIATTTRHIVEALKGTDTKVLDTRKTTPGLRFLEKEAVRIGGGVNHRFGLYDMILIKDNHVDYAGGIGLALTAAHDYIMRTGKNIAVEIEVRNLEELKEVIEFGKIDRILLDNFDFKSLEEAVKLVKGRFITEASGGIVAANAKQYAECGVDYISMGALTHSVKSLDMSLKAQLVN, encoded by the coding sequence ATGGGCGATATATATAATAAGCAGTTGCGTGCACTGATAACTCAGGCATTAAATGAAGATGTGGGTGATGGAGACCATACCTCCTTATCTACTATACCGCAGGGAAAGAAAGGTCAAGCTAAGTTAATTATAAAAGAAGATGGGGTTTTAGCAGGGGTGAAGGTAGCTTTAGAAGTTTTTAATACAGTAGATTCTTCATTAGCGGTGGAGGTGTACCTTCAAGATGGTGCACTGGTAAAAAAAGGAGATGTGGTGCTAGTCGTTAAAGGTGATGTACATGCTATTTTAATTGCCGAACGCTTAGTTTTGAACCTGATGCAACGGATGAGCGGGATTGCTACTACGACAAGGCATATCGTGGAAGCATTGAAAGGAACTGATACGAAGGTATTAGATACCCGCAAAACTACACCTGGTTTGCGGTTTTTAGAGAAAGAAGCAGTACGAATAGGAGGAGGTGTTAATCATAGATTTGGGTTGTATGATATGATCCTGATTAAGGATAATCATGTGGATTATGCAGGTGGTATCGGATTGGCGCTTACCGCTGCACATGATTACATCATGCGTACAGGTAAGAATATAGCGGTAGAAATTGAAGTTAGGAATTTGGAAGAATTGAAAGAGGTTATCGAATTTGGTAAAATCGACAGAATTTTGCTAGATAACTTTGATTTCAAGTCTTTGGAAGAGGCTGTTAAGTTAGTAAAGGGACGTTTTATTACGGAAGCTTCCGGAGGTATTGTTGCTGCTAATGCGAAACAATATGCTGAATGTGGCGTTGATTATATCTCTATGGGGGCATTGACGCATTCTGTTAAAAGTCTTGATATGAGCCTTAAAGCACAATTAGTTAACTGA
- a CDS encoding DUF4783 domain-containing protein codes for MKRLIVLICLLSNIVMHTFASIDIVDDIARCFATGNSKELAVHLSSTISLSLLEENNTYSKSQTEILLRNFFDKHNFRGAKITHRMEPNANNWYVVLETNTVSQQYRVSISLKNFNSKYLITDIRIDKMG; via the coding sequence ATGAAGAGACTAATTGTTTTAATTTGCTTGTTGTCCAATATCGTTATGCATACGTTTGCTAGCATCGATATTGTTGATGATATAGCCCGTTGCTTTGCTACAGGTAATAGTAAAGAGCTCGCCGTACATCTTTCAAGCACCATAAGCCTATCCCTTTTAGAAGAGAACAATACCTATTCTAAGAGCCAAACGGAGATACTGTTAAGGAATTTTTTTGATAAGCATAACTTTAGAGGTGCTAAGATTACCCATCGAATGGAGCCCAACGCTAATAATTGGTATGTGGTGTTGGAAACTAATACGGTTTCACAACAATATAGAGTATCTATATCACTTAAGAATTTCAATTCAAAATACCTAATTACCGATATCCGTATCGATAAAATGGGATAA
- the gpmI gene encoding 2,3-bisphosphoglycerate-independent phosphoglycerate mutase encodes MKKAMLMILDGLGYGKDDDSNAVRAANTPFLDHLLATYPNAKLEASGEAVGLPDGQMGNSEVGHMNLGAGRIVYQELGRIHKAVEDGELRENSVLRQAFNYAKSEHKNVHFIGLVSDGGVHAHTKHLRGLCDAAKSAGITNVYIHAFLDGRDTDPHSGIQYIKDLESFLPDSVGTLASAIGRYYAMDRDNRWERVKEAYDLLVHGTGKETKNIEDAIEQSYKDGITDEFVKPIVRLDDNGKPIATIADGDVVICFNFRTDRGREITLALTQKAFPEYNIKPLNLRYITMTTYDETFKNVDVVFHKDDVTETIGEVLEKNGKTQVRIAETEKYPHVTFFFSGGREKEFVDESRILIPSPKVATYDLQPEMSAQGITDAICKEMENNHPDFICLNFANPDMVGHTGVFSAVVKAVETVDACTKQVVEKGIQEGYSFIIIADHGNSEFMINEDGSVNTAHTTNLVPCILIDKDYKQIKDGKLGDVAPTILTLLNISIPQKMTGEVLVS; translated from the coding sequence ATGAAGAAAGCAATGCTCATGATCCTTGATGGTTTAGGTTATGGAAAAGATGATGATTCCAATGCAGTGCGAGCTGCAAACACCCCATTCTTGGATCACTTATTAGCAACATATCCCAACGCAAAATTAGAAGCATCTGGGGAGGCCGTAGGGCTTCCAGATGGACAAATGGGTAATTCTGAGGTTGGACATATGAATTTAGGTGCTGGCAGAATCGTTTACCAGGAATTAGGCCGTATACATAAAGCGGTAGAGGATGGTGAGCTCAGGGAGAATAGTGTCCTACGCCAAGCTTTTAATTATGCAAAAAGCGAACACAAAAATGTACACTTTATAGGCTTAGTATCCGACGGGGGTGTACATGCTCATACAAAACATTTACGCGGATTATGTGATGCCGCTAAATCTGCTGGTATAACAAATGTTTATATCCATGCTTTCCTTGACGGACGAGATACCGACCCGCATTCGGGCATTCAATACATTAAAGACCTAGAATCTTTTTTGCCAGATAGTGTTGGCACTCTCGCTTCTGCGATCGGGCGATACTATGCAATGGACAGAGACAATCGTTGGGAACGGGTGAAAGAGGCTTATGATTTATTAGTACACGGAACGGGCAAGGAAACCAAAAATATTGAAGATGCTATAGAGCAATCGTATAAAGATGGTATAACCGATGAATTTGTGAAACCAATCGTCAGACTAGACGACAATGGAAAGCCCATTGCCACTATAGCTGATGGAGATGTTGTTATCTGTTTTAACTTTAGAACAGACCGAGGTCGAGAAATCACCTTAGCGCTCACACAAAAAGCATTCCCTGAATATAATATCAAACCGCTTAACTTACGGTATATTACTATGACAACCTATGACGAAACATTCAAAAATGTGGATGTTGTTTTTCATAAAGATGATGTCACAGAGACCATAGGCGAGGTATTGGAAAAAAATGGAAAAACACAGGTTCGTATTGCCGAAACAGAAAAATATCCGCACGTTACTTTCTTTTTCTCTGGCGGCAGGGAAAAAGAATTTGTAGATGAGTCTCGCATACTTATACCCTCTCCCAAAGTAGCCACCTATGATCTACAGCCAGAGATGAGTGCACAAGGGATTACAGATGCGATATGCAAAGAAATGGAAAACAATCACCCCGACTTTATCTGCCTCAACTTTGCCAATCCAGATATGGTGGGACATACAGGTGTATTTAGCGCTGTTGTTAAAGCAGTGGAAACAGTGGATGCCTGCACCAAACAAGTAGTAGAGAAAGGCATACAAGAGGGTTATTCTTTTATTATTATTGCTGATCATGGTAACTCAGAGTTTATGATTAATGAAGATGGGTCTGTGAATACCGCCCATACAACTAACCTTGTTCCCTGCATTCTCATTGATAAAGATTATAAGCAAATAAAAGATGGGAAGTTAGGTGACGTCGCTCCTACCATTCTCACGTTATTGAATATTTCCATTCCCCAGAAAATGACGGGTGAAGTATTGGTAAGCTAA
- a CDS encoding tetratricopeptide repeat protein, with the protein MNIRSNQFMNFGKMVKRLVVIGVFLFSVGTVAAQSQSSSSNPYVRLGNKAIMDGDFKAAVNALEKVKNPDTLVTYMLGYSQIRCAEYNKAINSFTKLLDQSPNNFSAYYWRGKARNTLAVQGDNKLNETERSKMLQGSIDDFSQAIQLNPDDLSYYQSRGMAYRDLGILQGTNSTAVYDKEQAAETYQKSIDDLQHVLNANAKREDLAKEIKKVKIYKGNLK; encoded by the coding sequence ATGAATATTAGAAGCAATCAGTTTATGAATTTTGGTAAAATGGTAAAACGCTTGGTAGTGATAGGGGTTTTTCTTTTTTCAGTTGGGACGGTAGCTGCTCAATCGCAGTCTTCATCAAGTAATCCATATGTTCGTTTAGGAAACAAAGCTATTATGGATGGCGATTTCAAAGCTGCAGTGAATGCGCTGGAAAAAGTGAAAAATCCAGATACGTTGGTAACCTATATGCTTGGATACTCGCAAATTAGATGTGCAGAATACAATAAAGCAATCAACTCTTTTACGAAACTTTTGGACCAAAGTCCTAATAATTTTTCTGCCTATTATTGGAGGGGTAAAGCTAGAAATACGCTGGCTGTACAGGGTGATAATAAGTTGAACGAAACTGAAAGGAGTAAAATGTTACAGGGAAGTATAGACGATTTTAGCCAAGCGATTCAGCTAAATCCTGACGATCTGTCGTACTATCAAAGCAGGGGAATGGCTTATCGGGATCTCGGTATTTTGCAAGGAACCAATTCTACTGCAGTGTATGATAAAGAGCAAGCGGCTGAAACCTATCAAAAGAGTATTGATGATTTACAGCATGTGTTGAACGCTAACGCTAAACGAGAGGATTTAGCCAAAGAGATTAAAAAGGTGAAAATTTATAAGGGTAACCTAAAATAA
- the lon gene encoding endopeptidase La — translation MSKFDLFDFNQALPIINEDTEFFPLFTQQDEDDMSSEELPEVLSILPLRNTVLFPGVVIPITVGRDKSIKLIKEAYKGDRTIGVVSQKDMSIEDPTFDQLHTVGTVAMIIKMLQMPDGNTTVIIQGKQRFKLKEEVQSEPYIKASIDRFIEEKAKKEKEFNALMSSIKELALQIINISPNIPSETGIAIKNIESSSFLINFISSNMNADLALKQKLLEMKDIKQRANRVLEQLTAELQLLELKNQIQNKVRVDLDKQQRDYFLNQQLKTIQEELGGSTPDLEIEELRKKSQQKKWGKEINNHFNKELDKLSRINPAAADYSVQLNYLELLIDLPWNEFSKDNFDLKRAERILDKDHYGLEKVKRRIIEYLAVLKLKSDMKAPILCLVGPPGVGKTSLGKSIAKALNRKYVRMALGGVRDEAEIRGHRKTYIGAMPGRIIQSIKKAGTSNPVFVLDEIDKVGNDFRGDPSSALLEVLDPEQNNAFYDHYVEMDYDLSNVMFIATANSLNNVQPALLDRMEIIEVNGYTIEEKIEIAKKHLLPKQREQHGLSAKEISLKSNIIEKVIDEYTRESGVRGLEKRIGALVRGAATHIVMESPIGPSINYKDMVDILGAPIYDKDFYETNDVAGVVTGLAWTQVGGDILFIESSLSPGKGKLTLTGNLGDVMKESAGIAMAYLRAHAADFDIDYQLFDKWDVHIHVPAGATPKDGPSAGVTMLTALASSFTQRKVRANLAMTGEITLRGKVLPVGGIKEKILAAKRANIKDIILCKANRKDILEIKEDYIKDLTFHYVSEMSEVIDIALLSEKVKKPLDFDTIK, via the coding sequence ATGAGCAAGTTTGATCTTTTTGATTTTAACCAAGCGCTACCGATCATAAATGAGGACACAGAATTCTTCCCACTATTTACACAGCAGGATGAGGACGATATGAGCAGCGAAGAACTACCGGAAGTTTTATCTATTTTACCATTAAGAAACACTGTTTTATTTCCAGGGGTTGTAATCCCTATTACTGTAGGACGAGATAAATCTATAAAACTTATTAAAGAGGCCTATAAAGGAGACCGAACAATCGGCGTTGTTTCACAGAAGGATATGTCAATTGAAGATCCTACTTTTGATCAGTTACATACTGTAGGGACAGTTGCTATGATTATTAAGATGCTTCAAATGCCCGATGGGAACACTACGGTTATCATACAGGGGAAACAACGTTTCAAATTAAAAGAAGAAGTACAATCTGAGCCTTACATCAAAGCTTCGATCGACCGTTTTATAGAGGAAAAAGCAAAAAAGGAAAAGGAATTTAATGCGTTAATGTCTTCGATTAAAGAGTTAGCGCTCCAGATTATCAATATATCACCCAATATTCCGAGCGAGACGGGTATTGCTATAAAAAACATTGAGAGTTCTTCATTTCTTATAAATTTCATCTCGTCTAACATGAATGCTGACTTAGCTTTAAAACAGAAGCTTTTAGAGATGAAAGACATCAAACAGCGCGCTAATAGGGTATTGGAACAGTTGACAGCAGAGCTACAATTGTTGGAACTCAAAAACCAAATTCAAAATAAGGTACGCGTTGATCTAGATAAACAGCAGCGTGATTACTTCCTTAACCAGCAGCTTAAAACGATACAAGAAGAACTTGGAGGCTCTACACCGGACTTAGAAATTGAGGAACTTCGAAAAAAATCTCAACAAAAGAAATGGGGCAAGGAGATAAATAATCACTTTAACAAAGAATTAGATAAATTAAGTAGGATTAACCCAGCAGCGGCAGATTACTCTGTACAATTAAATTATTTGGAATTACTGATTGATCTTCCCTGGAACGAATTCAGTAAAGACAATTTCGATTTAAAACGGGCTGAAAGGATTTTAGATAAAGATCACTATGGCCTGGAAAAAGTCAAACGGCGCATCATCGAATATTTAGCTGTATTAAAATTAAAGAGTGATATGAAAGCGCCTATCTTATGTTTGGTAGGGCCTCCAGGAGTTGGTAAAACATCGCTCGGTAAATCAATAGCCAAAGCACTCAATCGGAAATATGTCCGGATGGCGCTCGGTGGTGTTCGGGATGAAGCGGAAATCAGAGGGCACAGAAAAACATATATAGGAGCAATGCCTGGAAGGATTATTCAATCTATCAAAAAAGCAGGTACGTCAAATCCAGTCTTTGTATTGGATGAAATAGATAAAGTGGGAAATGATTTTAGAGGGGACCCTTCTTCTGCTTTGTTAGAGGTTTTAGATCCTGAACAGAACAACGCCTTCTATGATCATTATGTGGAAATGGATTATGACCTGTCAAATGTTATGTTCATAGCTACTGCTAATTCTTTGAACAACGTACAACCTGCATTACTTGATCGGATGGAGATCATCGAAGTAAATGGATATACTATTGAGGAAAAAATAGAGATTGCAAAAAAACACCTGCTACCTAAACAAAGGGAACAACACGGCTTAAGTGCTAAGGAGATATCTCTCAAAAGCAATATTATCGAGAAAGTTATTGATGAATACACCCGCGAGTCGGGAGTGAGGGGTTTGGAAAAAAGAATAGGTGCGCTTGTGCGGGGCGCAGCTACGCACATCGTCATGGAAAGCCCAATTGGGCCATCCATCAACTATAAAGATATGGTTGATATTCTCGGGGCACCTATTTACGATAAAGATTTTTATGAGACAAACGATGTCGCCGGTGTAGTAACGGGTTTAGCTTGGACGCAAGTTGGCGGAGATATTTTATTTATAGAATCGAGTTTGAGTCCTGGAAAAGGTAAACTCACGTTGACTGGAAACTTAGGAGATGTTATGAAAGAATCTGCAGGCATCGCCATGGCGTATCTTCGTGCGCACGCAGCAGATTTTGATATAGACTATCAGTTGTTCGATAAATGGGATGTGCATATACATGTACCTGCAGGCGCAACTCCCAAAGATGGACCATCAGCGGGGGTTACTATGTTAACAGCGTTAGCTTCATCTTTCACGCAGCGCAAAGTTAGAGCCAACCTGGCAATGACAGGCGAAATAACCCTTCGGGGAAAAGTACTTCCAGTAGGAGGTATTAAAGAAAAGATTTTAGCAGCAAAAAGAGCTAATATCAAAGACATTATCTTATGTAAAGCCAACAGGAAAGATATTTTGGAAATTAAGGAAGATTATATCAAAGATCTGACCTTCCACTACGTAAGCGAAATGAGTGAAGTTATCGATATTGCATTGTTGAGCGAAAAGGTAAAAAAGCCGCTGGACTTTGATACCATCAAGTAG
- a CDS encoding Glu/Leu/Phe/Val dehydrogenase produces the protein MATNKSQGEFSFFNDVCQFFDHAAQFTNHDSGLLDQIKACNSVYRFRFPIRRANGKLEVIDAWRVEHSHHKSPTKGGIRYSDMVNEDEVMALAALMTYKCAIVNVPFGGAKGGICINPRDYSVPELETITRRYTVELVKKNFIGPAIDVPAPDYGTGEREMSWIADTYLTMNPGQLDALGSVTGKPLSLSGIDGRKAATGRGVAIAIRECVDVAEDMKALGLTAGLSDKRVIVQGLGNVGYNTVKVLQEYGATVVGVCEYDGALYNEDGLDVDAILEHRRNTGSVLGYKKAKKEFVNPAEGLEQDCDILVPAALENQITEENIERIKAKIIAEGANGPTTPGAEEIFTKNGGIIIPDMYCNAGGVTVSYFEWLKNLSHVAFGRMDKRYEETANLNIVNMVEAVTGVTLTTDQRSVIVKGATELELVNSGLEDTMIRSYHEIRKIKNANNKIDTLRTAAFVGSIDKIATSYQNMGIWP, from the coding sequence AGTTTACAAATCATGACAGCGGGTTGTTGGATCAGATTAAGGCTTGTAACAGTGTTTATCGGTTTCGTTTCCCGATTCGTAGAGCGAACGGTAAGTTGGAAGTTATAGACGCCTGGCGCGTTGAGCACTCTCACCATAAATCTCCTACGAAAGGGGGGATTCGGTACAGTGATATGGTAAATGAAGATGAAGTAATGGCGTTGGCGGCACTTATGACCTATAAATGTGCTATTGTTAACGTGCCGTTTGGTGGAGCTAAAGGCGGAATATGTATTAACCCGAGAGACTATTCGGTCCCTGAATTGGAAACAATTACCCGACGGTATACCGTAGAGTTGGTGAAGAAAAATTTTATTGGTCCTGCAATAGATGTCCCAGCGCCTGATTATGGAACGGGAGAACGGGAAATGAGCTGGATCGCGGATACGTATCTTACGATGAATCCCGGTCAACTTGATGCACTGGGCAGTGTGACCGGTAAACCTTTGTCTTTAAGTGGTATTGATGGACGTAAAGCGGCAACAGGTAGAGGGGTGGCCATTGCTATTAGGGAATGTGTTGATGTGGCTGAAGATATGAAAGCTTTGGGATTAACTGCTGGCTTGTCAGATAAAAGAGTTATTGTTCAGGGACTTGGCAATGTAGGATATAATACGGTGAAGGTCCTACAGGAGTACGGGGCAACTGTTGTTGGCGTTTGCGAGTACGACGGAGCATTGTATAATGAAGATGGGCTGGATGTAGATGCCATTTTGGAGCATAGAAGAAATACCGGCAGTGTATTGGGGTATAAGAAAGCAAAGAAGGAATTTGTGAATCCGGCGGAAGGCTTGGAACAAGATTGTGATATTTTAGTTCCGGCTGCGTTGGAGAATCAGATTACAGAAGAAAATATTGAAAGAATCAAAGCGAAAATTATTGCTGAAGGTGCAAATGGACCTACTACGCCTGGAGCAGAAGAAATTTTCACTAAAAATGGAGGAATTATTATCCCTGATATGTACTGCAATGCAGGAGGGGTAACCGTTTCTTATTTTGAATGGTTGAAAAATCTGTCGCATGTTGCTTTCGGACGAATGGATAAACGTTATGAAGAAACAGCTAATCTAAATATTGTTAATATGGTAGAAGCTGTAACTGGTGTAACGTTAACAACTGATCAACGTAGTGTTATCGTTAAAGGAGCTACTGAACTTGAACTGGTGAACTCTGGTCTGGAAGATACAATGATACGTTCTTATCATGAAATCAGAAAGATTAAAAATGCCAACAACAAGATAGATACTTTGCGTACTGCAGCATTTGTTGGATCTATCGACAAAATAGCTACTTCTTACCAAAACATGGGTATTTGGCCGTAA